TCATTGACCAAGTATCCTCCAACCTCCCAGCACTGACNNNNNNNNNNNNNNNNNNNNCTAAAGCATCAATCATATAAGAATACGATACCGAATTGGGTCTTAATCCAATAGCTTCCATTTGAGCAAGAAGAGCCATGGCCTTGTCAACATGCCCAGCTCTACAAAAGTCCTGTAACGAACTGTTGTATAACTCAAAAGAAATCTCCTCTCCTATACTCGGGCCATTTGGGTGGTCAGAAATTGAATGAGTTTGGTCGTTTAAAGCTAGAAAGTTGGGATTTGAGTGAGTCAGAGAAGCATGGAGCTTGTGTTTGTGAGAGTGTTTGAGACAAGTTGGGCAGAGCAAAGAGAGAGAAGTGAAGAAGCTACCTGAGGATGATGACAGTGAAGGTGACGTGGGACACAAAATGGACTGCGTCAGCATCTCTGTGTGTGTTGTGTTCTGGCGGTTGGGAGTTTCAGAACTCAAGAGGGATGTTTCGTTGGTCTGAGAGTTTCAGATGAATCAAACTATGTGGATTGGTAACACTCGAGGCTGACCCGATCAGATTTTCGTGACTTCCTGAGCTAGTGAGCTCTCACTTCACCAGGCCCAATGGTAAGCCCAGTGAAAAAAATGAAAGAAATTTAATAGGAAATTTGATGAATACATTCAACTTCTTACTTATACAAGACTAATATCACTGGGTGGAAAATTGGAAACCTATTGTTTACGAAAGAAATATCACTGCATCAAATGGCGTTAGGCACCTAAATCCTCTTCCTGTTGTGATGTCTGTAATTGCATTATGATGGAAAACTAAACTATTATCATATGTTATTGATCGAATGAGATTAGTGATATTGACATTTCTTAATTTTACTCAAAGTTCAAATATAAATACTCAATTTCATGATGTTGATCGAGTAAGTGACCATCGAAACACTACTAAAAGTATCAAACTTAATACCCTAAACGCGTAAAAATATACTTGTAACCGTTCAAAAGAACTAACCTTCACGAATCAATAACTTCTCATAGATAAGAAAAAAAACTTAATATATGAATGACAATGACATCAGATATCCAATAATCCATCATCTATCCAAATCTAAACATAAAATGCATAGATACAAAACGTGTTCCTAGCTAAACTTTATGTGTTTTTTATATTATGTACGAGAATAAACTCTATATATTTTAAAAAGAAATAATTGAAATTTGTTTAGTCTTTGTGATTTGAAGTCAACATCTGTTTAATCCTTGTGGTTTTATTTTAATATGAATAGTCCTTAAAGTCACAATTTTTCATCTAAATAGTCCTTATGGTTTTATTTTAATCTGAATAGTCCTTAAAGTCATGATTTTTCATCCAAACAGTCATTCCGACAATTTTCTCAGTTAAATGTCATAAGGACTATTTGGATGAAAAATCATGACTTTAAGGACTATTTAGATTAAACTAAAATCATAAGAACTATTTGGATGAAAAATCGTGACTTTAAGGACTATTCAGATTAAAATAAAATCATAAGGACTAAACAGATGTCAATTTTAAACCAAAAGAACTAAACAATATTTTACCCTTTTAAAAATAAATAAATTTATCAATCTATTCACGACCATATATAAGACACTTACACATCACATTACATGTTATTTGGATACATATCCACAAAAAGCGAAAATAAACCTCAATCAAACCTCACTCAATATATTAAGGGAAAATTCCCATCTACCCTAATTTTAAACAATTTTTTCTCACTAACAAAATAAGAATCTAAAATTCCCGTCAACCCTAAGACCTTTTAGACAACTTTCCCACTAACAAAATTTTTAACTTTTTCTTGTTTTTTTTTTCTAGACCATATTACCCTTTATATTATCCTCTCTTCTATTTCTTTCCTCCATACCTCTTCTTTCTCTCTCGTCTGTCCCATGCCTCTCTCTCTCTAGATACCCAGAAAAATGTAGAGAGAGAAAGCTACACCAATCAATCAACCATGGTGTCCTCCTCTCAAAACACCAATAAAAACCCTCCATTCCTACCTCGCCGCAAAGCTCACCAACCTCACAATTCCACCTTCCTCCTCCTCCTCATCTCCCCCTCAAGACTTCGACTTCAACGACATCTTCGACCCCCCAATCGCCTCCAGCGACGTCGCACCGCCGCCGTTGCTTGTCATCGATCCACAACTGCTCCCACTCCTTCGTCGGCCCCTCCCAGCGCTTCACCCCACCTCCTCCTCCTTCCTCCCCCCCCTTCGCCGCCAAATTTGACTCTGATGAAGACAAAAACGACGCCGGTTTAGATCTGGCCTGTATGAAGCGGCTCACTTGTGCTTGCTTTGCTCAGAGCTATTTTGGCCGGGGATGGTTGCCCCGGTAGATCTCAGAAGATAAAGCTCGTAGATCTTTTCAGAGATGAACCGGAGCTACTCGGTAGTGGTAGTGTGGTTCGGGATTCGGAGGTAATTCATTGTACCAGAGTAGAGATTTGATTTGGCTTATCGGATTAGAAATTCGGCGATAAATTCTGAAATTGAGTTTTGGATGAAACGATTGTATATAGCATTGTTTATGCTTTTTGTTGATTCCTTATGTTTATAAAAGGATTTTGATGGTCAGCACTATATATATATGGTTATTGTTGAAGCACTTGATCGAACTTATGGCCAAAATGTAGTAGTTATTGTTTAAAAGAACCTATTTGGATGTAGTATGCGAAGGAAAACTATGTAACTTTGTTATGATGATGATGGTGAGATTAGGTGATATTAGGTTGCAATCGCTCGAGTCTCCTGTCTTAGTAGACCCTCCTACTGCCCCTATTAGACCCTTCTACTGTCCCAAGTAGACCCCCATACTACCCCTAGTAGACTCGTAGAAAGACCTCCTACTGTCCCCAATAGACCCCCTACAGCCCTAATAGATCCCTGGACAGACCTCCTACTGCCCTCAGTAGACCCTCTACTGCCTCTAGTAGCCCCCTCTATTGCCCTCAGTAGACTCCTGGACAGACCTCCTATTGTCCCTAGTAGACCCCCTACTGCCCCAGTAGGACCCCCTTACTGCCCCAGTAGATCTCTAGACATACCTCCTACTGCCCTCAGTAGACCCCCTTACTGCCCCCAGTAGACCCCTGGACAGACCTCCTACTGCCCTCAGTAGACTCTTCTACTGCCCCTAGTAGATCCCCTATCTTTTGTTGGAGCCAGTCAACGGTGGCCGGAGCCCGGTCAACCGTTGTCGGAGTCCGATCAACGGCCCCGGAGCTTGCGTTCAACGTCATTGGTCGTGAGAATCCAGTTATAGAAACTTTATTTTATAATAAACTCTTATCATGGTTTATTATAGTTTATTTAATTCATTAAATGTATAATTGTTTTTCTGTTTTTTAAGTTAGCTATTGGGAATTTTAAAATCTTATTTTATTAGTGAGAATAAAATTTTTAAAATTATAGCTAGTGGGCATTGTCCCATATATTAATTACACCAATCAAGAAAATGAAATACATATTACAACATTAAATATGCTTAAATCAATAACCTATTACCTAAACAATTACCAAATCTCACACGTACATATTACAGAAACATAGACCTCCTTATTAATTAATTTCAAATCAATTCAAATCTCATGCACCGGTGATCCCATGACCTCCTCGACTGAATCCGCGGCCTGATCCTTCTGAAGATTGGCAATCAACTCTTTAAGCGAGGAGATACCAGTGAGCGCGCTATCAATCATCTGCTTCAACTTGTCGTGCTTTTCCTGGCCATAGTGAACCTTCACATCATGAAGAAGTCTGTCCCTCCCTATCTTCACACCGGCCTTCAACATCAACATGGCAGCCCACGCCTGGCTGCTCACGGCCTTCTCCGTCTTGCAGAACACCGCAAACGCCTCGCAGTTGTTCTCAAACAAGTCGTAGTCCCCGAACCCATGACCGTCTAAGTGATCATTGGCACGGCGGATGGCGACTTCTGGTGGGTCAGCACGGCCCGTGGTGCAGGTGCCGTGCCAGCTGGCGAGGTAGCGCACGACCTTAACGCCGTATTGGAAGCGGCGAAGAGCGTGGCCTTGGAGAAAGCAGTCGACGCAAGACTTGACAACTCCTCGGAGGTGATTTCTGTCAAGCTCGCACTTCCTGCATGGCTCCGCTCGATTCCATCTGTTTGCTTGTTGAGTTCTGTTATAGTGAATCACTCTATCTCCCCCAATGTAGATACCTAATTAAGCGCAGACATATATGTATATGGAGTAATTAGTACATGTATAGACGGTGAAATACAAAATCAAACATGGAGAACAATAAAGGGACTCGATCGATCCGCTATATTAGTACTACTGACCATGGTGGGAATAGGTGTGCGCAAGTCTGTAAGCATAGATGTGATCTCCAGGTTTGAGGCTCTCTCTATCGATCTTGTTGTGTACAATATCCTCCATTATATCAGACTGTATTTTTTTTTTCCTTATTTCGTGCTGGACTGCTGGTATATCAAACTACTTGATCGAGCTGTAGCTATATGCATGCAGTTTAGGGAATTTATAGATGGAAGTTGTCCCCTACGTACTTGATCACTGGAAGGCACACGTCTTAGAGTTGCTTGACTTGGAAATGTCTTGGTCACTGCCACTGCTGGTAGTGGTGATTAAAAATTAGCCATAAGGAAAAACAGCTGACCTTGAACTCGTCTTCGCTGCGCAGTGGCAAAGACAAGATAAAAATGTCACATGGGTAAATAATAACACACACACGAAAAAAAATTCTATAAAACTCGACGGCGTGAGAAATTTTGGTTAATAAAAAAAAACACATATATAAGGAAAAAAACACACATATATAAGGAGATGTATGTATGTTAATTTTGCTCACATAAGATTTAAAACAAGATTATTTAGGAGATGTTACAGTTTTTTCAGAATGTTCTAAACAAGATGACTTCAATCTAATGAATTTAAATGAATTTTAGTTTTCTAACCTTTTAAAATTTTTAATCCGTTACTTTTAATTTGTAATGCTTATGTGTATTGTTAATTATGTTTGAAAGCTTTTGTTACTAATTTTACAATGTAAATAAACATTAGGAGTCGAAAATCAATTTTAAGGTGGTTATTTCAGAAAAGAAAAAATAAGGTGGTTAAAGGTTAGCTGCTAACCACCACGGGCCAAAAATACGAAGCTGTTAGCATAAAGACGGTTAAGTAAATAAGTAATTAGACTAACTTAATTAGTAGCAACCCTATTATTCAGGGATTTGAATTTGCCAACCATTCAATCATGACCGTATAATCAAGAGAGAAAGAAAAGAGAGAGAAGAGAGAGGGAGAGAAAGAGAGAGAGTTTTGGTTGGATGGTCCATGGAGACCACCAACCTGGTTGGCAAATTCAAATCCATTATTCCTGTGAGGTCAACAAAGATGGCTCGACTCCCTCACTTCCCACCTTCCTCACACGCGCCGAAGATGTGTTTTTCTGTCTGATACATGGTAACTCGTGTGTTTCTCTGCATCTAGATGCATATAGCATAAAGCTCGTAGTTGTTTCTTGCAACTAGATAATTAATATAATATAAGCTCATAGTTAACAGTGTTGTTCCGTACTGACAACTTGGGAGAATATTTGGGAACTTGGCATGCCGCCATGGCGACCAGTACTGAATTGGGTGAAGAGGGCAGGGGAGGTACTTACGTAGAAGCTGAAAATTATAAAAATTATAAGTAGCTAACCATGTCTGACTGGCCAAGTTTCCCCCCCACTCTAATAATTGATTTTCGTATTGTATGTATTACTAGTACGTACTTCACTTATCTAAATGGTAATGACACCATATACTACACTAATCACTACAACTTCGAAGTTGCATATACACTTGTTCGGAAATATGAAAAGAGAAGAAAGAAAAGAAGGGAACCTATGTAGTTCCACATACTGAACTTCATCGGAGAAGGAAAATAATTATCTTAGATCATGGTCAATTGCATCATGGTCAGTTGTGCCAAGGGCCCGGATCGAGACATCTGTTGATATAGTGGATTATCGATAGGATAATTCTACGTACTAAAGAATGTTTTGTTTGTCGTTTATAGTGATAAGAGAGACAGAGATAATGAGAGACACAAGATTTACAGTGGTTCATCTCCTTCTCTTAAGGTAGATTACATCCACTTAACATGTATTAGAGGATTAGAGGTTGGGAACCTAAGTATTACAAGTGGTAATAATTGTGTGTTGATTGAGGGTTGGGGGGGGGGGGGGGGTCGTTGGGAATGAGTCTCTTTTTATAAGAGAACAAAGTTATTTATTTTACATGTTTTCCAATGTGGGACAAAGAGTCTTATTTTAGTCTCTAAAATGTGCTTGGGTGGGTATAAACCCACGGGTTTTACCCATTGGGTAGGAATGCCAACCTTAT
Above is a window of Fragaria vesca subsp. vesca linkage group LG7, FraVesHawaii_1.0, whole genome shotgun sequence DNA encoding:
- the LOC101291470 gene encoding uncharacterized protein LOC101291470, encoding MEDIVHNKIDRESLKPGDHIYAYRLAHTYSHHGIYIGGDRVIHYNRTQQANRWNRAEPCRKCELDRNHLRGVVKSCVDCFLQGHALRRFQYGVKVVRYLASWHGTCTTGRADPPEVAIRRANDHLDGHGFGDYDLFENNCEAFAVFCKTEKAVSSQAWAAMLMLKAGVKIGRDRLLHDVKVHYGQEKHDKLKQMIDSALTGISSLKELIANLQKDQAADSVEEVMGSPVHEI